In Gammaproteobacteria bacterium, the DNA window CCAGTGGTAGAATGGCAAAGATTACATCAGGTACCAATTTATATCGGCGAATTTAGTGCTTCGCGCTATTCAGGCGAGAGCGGCGAGCACTATCTTCGCGATTTGATCGATTTATTCGAGGAGTACGGCTGGAGCTGGACCTATCACGCTTGGCGAGAAGCGCCGGTGTGGGACACTGAAATTGCGGGTACAGAGAAAGATGACCGAGCCAAGTCGGCTAATGCACCACGCTTGCAACTACTCAGGGATGCTTTTGCTCGTAACCGCGTTCCTTGAGAACGCTTTTCCTATCTATCGAGCCAGTCCAATAAAAGTTTTTCATACTGACCCAATACCTGATCCCAGGTGAACGCTTCCTGGAACCGCTGGCGACTGGCGGCACGCATCCGGTTGATTTCATTGTCATCGTCCAGCAGTCGATCCAGTTCCCTTGCACAGTCGTCTTCGTCGGTGAAGTAGTGAGCGTCGTCCCCTGCAACCCAGCGGTTAAAGCAGTTGTCGTGGGCCAACACCGCATTTCCAGCACCAAGCGCCTCAACCAGCGAGGGATTAGTGCCACCGACGCGATGCCCGTGAATATAAAGACGGCTGTAGAAACGCAGGGCTTCGACAATGTCCTTATCATAAATTGCTCCGGGGAACAGCACCTCGTTGCTGGCAGCTTGGCAAACAGCTCGATGGAAGGGTTTACTATCCTGGTAGTGACCCAGCATGACCAGCATTACACTGCGCGGTTTTCGGGAGAAGGCGCGGACAATTTCAAGAATAGAATTTTCCGGTTCAGGACGGGCGATAACAGTGATGAAGCGTCCGGGTGAAAGACCCAGAGCGTTTAATTTGATAATGTCAGCATCAGTAATTTCCTGTGCGCCATACGGGATCATGGTGATTTTGTTGCGAGAGACACGGGTTGCAAGGTGATTCTTGATTGCTGGGTGATCAGCGATCAGGTGATTACCAAACCAGCAGCCGCAGCGTTCATTGAGCCAAAGCCAGGCGCGCTCGTGAAAGCGCCATTTTTCGCGCCGCCATTCGATGCCGTCCATATTGATCAGGTTGCGAATGCCCTTGAAGCGGTAGGACAGACAGAAAGCAGCAGTATTGTAGCCGAGCGTCAAGACCAGACTGCTTTGGTTTGATTTTATTAAGTGTTGTATGGAGCGCCAGTCGAAGATGATAGTGCCCATTGCACCTTCTTTTTTCACGGGAATGGTGAAACGACGCACACCTTGCCATTCATCTTCTATAATCGGACCGTCATCGCCGTTTTTCTGGCAGTAAACTGTGACTTCCCATCCTCGTGCGACTAGATAAAGGGATAGATATTCCGCAAAAGTCTCAAAGCCACCATGTTTGGCAGGGATACCGCGAATGCCTGCAATTTCGACAATTTTCTCCATCAATCCTTATCCACTTGAGTATCCTAATTCGCGCATTACCACATTAAATTCGGCTTGAATCGTGGGATGTAGTTCAAAAGGAGGTTTAGGTTCAACAGGGTGCAGGATTTTTTTTGCATATTCGTCAAATTTTTTGTCAATTGCTAATTCGCAGAATTCTCTTAATGCTGTTAGAGTCTTCGATGTTTCCAAGCAAAGATTCTCATAGATGACAGTGTGAACATCTTTAGGATATTCAACTTGTAGTCGAAGTCCTTCACGCATCGTAATAATCCACTCCACAGCAGCCATGTCGGTATGGCGAGTAAAACCAGCAATTTCTTTTGTATGCGCCGCTAAACTAGGATGTTCTGGAACTAACTGTTCTACTAGAAGTTTCCATTTACGTTTATCTATACCCCACCAGTCGTGAGTTTCTCTAATTTTCTGTTTACCTAGTCGTTTTGACCAGTTCTGTATGGAATAACAAGTGTCCCATCCATTGCGTGTAAGGAAAAGAAATTTTGCGTCTGGAAATATTTTTTTCACAAAAGGTAAACGAAAAACTAACTCAGGGTACTTATCTACTACACGTGAAGATCCGGTTAATGTTAAATACCAGCCAAATAATCGATGCATGGATTTTTTGACTGATTGTGTAGCCTCTAAAGCTCCTAATCTGTATTTAGCATCTTCGCGTGAGTAACTACCGATTAAATCTTCTCTATCGTAAGCTGAGTGCCATATAGCTTTTGGTTCGTTAAGAAAACCCACATTTGGATGAATAGATAACACAATACCGAGAACTGTTGTACCACTTCTTCCGGTACCGACGATAAAAATTGGTTTTTGGACAGACTTAGGTGCTGGAATACGTTTTTCAATGTTGAAAAGTGCAAATATTAGTGGATTGATCCACCGTCCTTGTGTTGTTAGAGGCCGTCCTTCAAACAAGCTATAACTCAACAAACGACTGTAAAGTTTTGTTGGACGTTTTTTTATATATTCTTTGTCAATTTGAGCAATCATAATTAGTTTTAACAATTACCAATTATAGTTAATCAAGATTAGATAACCAATTCCAGTGCGCTCTTATACCAGTTTCCATATCAGTTTTTGGTTGCCAATCGAACTCAATTCTTGTTTTAATTATATCTAAAGTAATCTTCTTAACATCAAATGCTCTTCCTGACCGGTAATCAACGTCTAAATTTTTTCCGGAAACCCTACGGATTATTTCTAGCAAGTCATTAAGTGAATAACCAACACCACTTCCCACATTGAATACTCCGACCTCGTCACCAAAGCCAGCTTTCACACAGAGAGAAACAAGATCACTAATATAAATGTAATCGCGAATAACCGAGCCGTCTCCCCATATCTGAATTCGGTCACCATCCTTCAATCTTTGTAAGAAAGTGGAGATAACACCTTGCACACCAATATGCCCCTGTCGAGGACCATATGGATTAGATGGGCGAAGAATAACAGGTTTGATTGCATGCAATTGTTTGAACATTAATAGATAATTTTCAACAGCTACTTTGATTACACCATACGAGCAAATCGGGTTTAATGGATGTGTTTCTGGGACTGGCTCGATAGTTGGATTTCCATATACTGTGCCTCCAGAAGAAAGATAAACAATACGCTTAACCCCTAGCTTAATCATTTGTTGGATTAGCTGCACAGTACCAACTAAATTTCCATTGATATCAGCAACAGGATCAAGGTTTGAAGTACTCGGCACAGATGTACTGATTAGGTGAAAAACAATGTCCACATCTTGCAACGCCTCTGCAATCTGCGCAGAGTCGCTAAATGCTCCAATACGGTAATCTACAAAAGGATGGGGTTTCTGATAGCGATTTGGATTGCGATCAAAAACACGAATTCGGCAATCGATTGCTCTTAGCTCGTCAACAAGATGTGAACCAATAAATCCATTACCGCCCAGAACTAGTACGCGCATCTAGCACCTTTTTATAAATACTCATTAACTTTTCGTATTGCTGTTCATCGTTAAATTCCGAATCAGAATATTCTTTAGCTCTACGTCCCATTTCGACTGCTTTTTCCGAATTATTCCATAAATCAAGCATTGCATCTGCTAATAATCTTATATCGTGAGCTGGGTATACAATTCCTCGCTCACCGTGCTTTACCAATTCAGGAATTCCACCACGATCTGTTCCAATTACAGCCTTTCCAAAAGCAAAAGATTGATTGATAACATAAGGAAAATTTTCATGCCACACAGACGGAACTACAACGAATCGGGTTCTCTTCAATATATCATCTAAGGCAGTACCCCAAAGCGATCCAACAAATTCAATATTATTTAAGCCAAGACTGTTAGCTAAAGCTTTGAGCTTTCCTGCGTCAGGACCGTTACCTACAATTTTAAGGCGAACTGTTGGTGCAAGTGCTGCTGCGCTTACAAGTATATCTACACCTTTTTCATCAATCAATCGCCCAAAGTAAAGTCCATAATCTTCATAATCCGGACTGTATGGATATTTCCGGCTTTCAAATGGATTGCGTAGCATATCCCAACAAAATGAACCCACACCCCAAAAATTTTCAGTTTCACGCGCCATAAATTCACTTGAAAACAAATACATATCAACATACTTACTATAGATATTCATGGCATTATGCGAGTAAGCCTCCAGACTGCTTGCAATACTGAATGCCAGTGAATCCTTACAACAACGATTGACAATAGCTTTATAGAAACGCTTACCTCGGCAATCAGTACAGATATGTCCATGATGATAGAGTTTGTAATTCGGACAGATGTGCTTATAGTCATTGCAGGACATTACCACCGGCACATCTGCTTCGTAGGCCGCCACCAGGATAGATGGCGTTAAGTGAACATGAATAGCAAACGCATGTACTAAATCAGGTTTTGTATCATCTAGCAAACGAGCAAATTTTTCTTTTGCCTTGAGTGAGTAAATCATCCGCTTAATATTAAATGCACGTCTCAAAATATTACCATCGCTGTACTCGGGTGGATCAATAAAATACTTTTCATATGGGCTAGGTCTATTGTCTGATGTGCTGGTTGAAAAATAAACAACCTCATGCCCATGTTCTTCAAGTAATCGGCCGGTTTCAAAGAAAAATACTTCAGCACCTCCGGTGAGCTTAAAGAACTTATGAGTTAGTAATAATTTCATTTCCGTCTTAATCGAAAGGTGAAAATGCGAAGTAAAAACGCGACTAGCTATCTAATTGGTTGGCCTATCAGTGTAAAGTAACCTCGAACCTCCATTAATACTCCTCTAGGGCAACCCAACCTATACTCGTGTTCCTGCCACTCATCGATAATGCTTAAATTGCGGCCTATTTAGATACTAAATTATTAAAATTTTTTATATAGAAATCGAAAGTGGGTTAATTTTTAGCTAACCTTAAAATCATACTTTATATTTTCCATAGTTTTATGGGTCTTTCTAAGCAAGATTCTAGCTTGATTATATCATTTTCATAAAAAGACATTAATCTCTCATAAGTAATTGGATTAATCTTGGTTGATTTGTCAAGATTTGCACTACGAAGTTTGTTACGTAGCATTTTTGCTAATGAGTACAGACGGATTGTCTTAAAAAAACCACGAATAACCTTTTTAGAAAAACCTTTTGGATGGATTATTCTCTGCAAAACTAAATTTTTGGGGATTCCAGACTCATTATGAACTTGACCCATCGATGCAAAAGGATAGTAATCCACCCCCAAAAATTGATATATTTCTCCCATTTCTTCATTAAGGTTTTTTATCCATTCTTCAAATATTATTATTTTCACATTAGTAAATTCTTTACAATACGAATAAACTGCATCACTTAACATTCCACATGCTCGGTAGTGCCAAAAGAACTCATAGTTTTGGTTAATGCGATATTCCTCTGCATCAAGCGCCGCTTCAAAATTCAAAGTTTCTCGGCCATCTCTTATTAAATGCATGTAATTTGAGAATGCCCTATTTGCAGGATTTCTAATCATTATTATAATCTTAACGTCCCCTAATATTTTTTTAATCTTTGGGATTGCGCCATTCCAGTAGTAAAGCGAGTCAGGACTTGCTTCACCACGCAAAGGATATGCATCAGAATTGTCAAATAATTTCTTATATTCATCGAAATTTTTGACTATTTGAGACTCTACTAAGTCATCACCAGGGCCTTTTAGTGGAGATGGGTAGCAGCCATACGAAAAAAATTTCGGTTCCTTCTTGGCAGGAGTAAATATTTGCGGATGTTCTCCTAAATACTCGAAAAGCGAGGTGGTTCCTGCTTTAGCAGCACCAACAATTAGAAAGTTTGGTAACATCAATCAAGCCCTCAAATTGGTCGAAATACCTTAAATCAGTCTACTACTAAATTATGTTTTCTAATGATTAGAGCATTTGAATATGCTAAACTTAGGCCTATCAATATCCAAAATAGCAAGGCTATAGGCTTCGCTTGAAAAGGGGATGTTGTTACAGCCATTACTATAAATAAAAAAAGCACTGTTCGCATACTGCTGAAGAGTGCTATATCAAAGTCAACATGCGAATAGCGAATCATACTCAAATTTTTCCATATTTTTAATAGAAAGACTATAAAAAGGATAAATCCTAATAAACCATGTTGACCAGCTATGGAAGCAAGATTATTGTCTTGAAAAACACCTTTCGGAATATAGTATCCACCAGCCAAAACATTTTCTTCTCTAGAAGTTGCTAATTTATAGTAAACGATGCTCCCCCAATTTCCAGCGCCTATACCTATTAAAGGTGAATCCGATAAGATATTTAAAGTTGCAAGTGCATACGTTATTCGGCCTACAGTAGTGATATGCTCGTAGTAACTAATATCAAATAAAGACGAGAACCGATCAGCTATAAATGAAAATGCGCTATTCTCGCTATTGCTTAGTGAAAAAACGGTAATTAGCGCAACAAGAGAAAAAAACATTAAAGTCACTAGTAAAAGAGGACGTTTTATCCATTCTGAGAAAAGTACAACCAATATAACACTAAACAAAAGTAACCAAACAGTTTTTGACGCAGCAACCAAAATCAAAATTACTCCGCCTAACATATAGTAAATTGGGACATGAGACCTTTCATCGAACAAAAATCTTTTTAATTTATAGACTATCACTATTGAAATCAAAATAATAAAAGAAAAAAAATTCTTACTCAGCAATGTCCCAGATACAACATTTTGCAATATTCCCGATGTTCTATATTCAGGCTTTGATAAAATATAGTCATTCAAGAAAAAGAGAGTTACTTGCTCACCCCCAACGATTTGAAGAAATCCAATTAACCATTGGATTCCAATAACTAAAAGACTTATTCGTAAGAATCTTATAATATGAATTCTTTTTATCGAACAAGATAAAAGTAGAAAGGCAATAGGAACATATTTCAATTCTATAAAGATAGAGTAAACTGATTCTACAGGGGATACACCTTGAATTAGGCTTGATATTATCCATACAGTGATAACAATAGAAAACAGTGCCTCAGTCTTATAAAATTTTCCCTGAATATTTTTTTCTGCTACATAGCAAAAATAGAAAAAACCCAAAAAGATAAAGTCGATTAAGTCAAAAAAATCGCCTAACTTAAACTTTAAAAAAGGTTCTAGGCTTAGAATAAAAAAATAAAGGCCTAACATATAAATTAACATTGTTGGTTGTTGTAGCACTACTGCTGTTCCCCTATAAACTACGACGCCTCAATGGGCAATAACTGCATTTAATAACCAATCACTACTGTAAGGATTTTTTAGAAATGAGATAAGCGCCTTCAATATATCCGATAATGGGCGATATACTGCGAAATTTAGCAGCGGCCGACAAACTATGGATAAAGCGTCCAAACTCAGAGACAAAAAAGTCTACCCATCGAAAGCCACATATTTTCTTATTTTTTCTGAACCAGTAATGGTGATTTACAAGCTGCATCTTGAACAATCTTTTAAGTGAAAGCCTTGAAACAGGAGACTGCCTGTGTTCGCATCGCCAGCTTGTATCTATTATTAAACGATACTTCCCAGCAACTCGACAAGAAAAATCTAAATCTTCTCCATAACCATAATCAGAAAAATGTTCATCAAACAGAAAATCTCGAAAGACTTTTGTAGCATATGCCATCATAAAGCCATTGAGAGCTTGAGTTTCAATTACCTGAGTACCTGCTGCTATGGGATAAACAGCATAACCTGATTTCTTTAACCCCGCACGATTAAAAGAAAACTCTGGTAGGAGAAAAAGCCGACGCATAAAAGACGTAGGCGACATATTCCCATCAATCCCACCAACTCCACCTAAATTACTATCATTATTATTCAACTTTATAATTTCTTTAAATTTTTTAATACAATTTATATCCACAACTGCATCATCATCCAAAAACAAACACCACTCACTATTTGGGTTTAGCTTGCCAATCCCCAAATTACGTTGGCGAGTTAATCCCTTGATCGAACTAAAATAACGTAAAAGATCATCATTAAATGATTCAACAACAACTCTACTTCTGTCATTAGGACTTGAGTCAACGATAATTACCTCTATTGGTTGAATGACTTGCCGCAATATATGCTCCAAACAAATTCTAAGATCGTCTGGTCTGTTAAATGTCGCAATTATTACCGATATGGCGCTCATCACTAAAGATTCCACTGTTAAGCAAATCGGCAAACACCAAAGTGATACTCAAGTTTTTTCAAGATGGTATGGAAACATGATGAGCAACTTAGCTGCACTTAATGAGCATCTGCCTTTATTTTGCTATTTCGAGATCAAGGGTTCACTCGAAAAAACTAGTTTTCTAGCGGAAAAATAATACAAAATATTTTGTGTTGCAACTACAAAAGCCGTAGCAATTGACGCCCCCAAGGCTCCATAAACCGGAATCAAAATCAAACAAAGAACTATTGCACCTGATGCTGACACAATCGTTATCCGACGCAGTGCACGTTCGTTCCCGGTCATCATCAACAGATAGCCGACACTGCCAGTCGCAACATTCACAAACTGACCGCAAGCCATAATGCGAAGAAAATTCCCGGCAGCCTCAAATTTACTCCCAAAAAGATGCAGAAAAGCACCTGGAAAAAACAAAAACATCATGAGCGCCGGAGAAGCAGCCAAGATCATCAATCTCGTTGATGACTTCACCACATTTCTTAATGCAGCCAGATCGCCCTGTTGATGCAACTCGGCAAACTTCGGCGCGGCAATGCTATTTACCGCCACCAGAACAAAGCTCACCAACATCGCCGTGCGGTTAGCCGCATTGAACAATCCCACTTCATAAGTCGTGGAAAAAACACCCAACATCAACGTCGGCATCCAAGCAACAATCAAATTCATGATTGCCACCCAGAAAAGCGGTACAGAGGAACTGAACAGTTCTTCTATAGAAAACCGCCCAGCTTCCTGCGGATGGTGATTCGTCGATATCCTCCACCGCCAAACCCCGAAACCGAGCGTTACCACCGCAGCCATTACATAAGCCGCTGACGCACCCGCTACACCAAACTGAATAATCAACAACGGGCTTAACAAAATCATCAACGCCGGCGCGATCACACTCAACGTCGCAATTGCGTCGCGAATGCGTTTCATTCCTTGCAACGCCTGCGCATGAATCACAAACAGCGCAAAGGGTGGCACTGCAAGACTCATCACTTGCAAAGGCAACGAAAGCGCGGCTTCGTTGAAAACCACAGTCGCTATCCAGTGGGCGGACGCGAACATGACTCCTGCCAGCACCAAAGAAATCACCACTGTCAACTTGAAGCCAAGACGGTAAACCCCCTGCACCCGCGCATAGCGCCCAGCCGACTCCGCCGCCGCGATAAACCGGATCAACGTATTATCCAGGCCAAAACGCGCTATGACTGCAGCAATCGTGACCAGAGTAAACGCCAAATAGTAAATACCCGAACCCTCCGGTCCCAACATCCGGGCAATCAACAGATTCAATCCGAAAGCTGCAAGCGCCGCCAGAAACTTCAGCGACGCCGCCGTACTGGCTCCCCGCAGCAACTCGCGCAGGTGGCCATCCATCTGGGTAAATTGAAG includes these proteins:
- a CDS encoding DUF1972 domain-containing protein is translated as MEKIVEIAGIRGIPAKHGGFETFAEYLSLYLVARGWEVTVYCQKNGDDGPIIEDEWQGVRRFTIPVKKEGAMGTIIFDWRSIQHLIKSNQSSLVLTLGYNTAAFCLSYRFKGIRNLINMDGIEWRREKWRFHERAWLWLNERCGCWFGNHLIADHPAIKNHLATRVSRNKITMIPYGAQEITDADIIKLNALGLSPGRFITVIARPEPENSILEIVRAFSRKPRSVMLVMLGHYQDSKPFHRAVCQAASNEVLFPGAIYDKDIVEALRFYSRLYIHGHRVGGTNPSLVEALGAGNAVLAHDNCFNRWVAGDDAHYFTDEDDCARELDRLLDDDNEINRMRAASRQRFQEAFTWDQVLGQYEKLLLDWLDR
- a CDS encoding sulfotransferase — protein: MLSYSLFEGRPLTTQGRWINPLIFALFNIEKRIPAPKSVQKPIFIVGTGRSGTTVLGIVLSIHPNVGFLNEPKAIWHSAYDREDLIGSYSREDAKYRLGALEATQSVKKSMHRLFGWYLTLTGSSRVVDKYPELVFRLPFVKKIFPDAKFLFLTRNGWDTCYSIQNWSKRLGKQKIRETHDWWGIDKRKWKLLVEQLVPEHPSLAAHTKEIAGFTRHTDMAAVEWIITMREGLRLQVEYPKDVHTVIYENLCLETSKTLTALREFCELAIDKKFDEYAKKILHPVEPKPPFELHPTIQAEFNVVMRELGYSSG
- a CDS encoding NAD-dependent epimerase/dehydratase family protein — its product is MRVLVLGGNGFIGSHLVDELRAIDCRIRVFDRNPNRYQKPHPFVDYRIGAFSDSAQIAEALQDVDIVFHLISTSVPSTSNLDPVADINGNLVGTVQLIQQMIKLGVKRIVYLSSGGTVYGNPTIEPVPETHPLNPICSYGVIKVAVENYLLMFKQLHAIKPVILRPSNPYGPRQGHIGVQGVISTFLQRLKDGDRIQIWGDGSVIRDYIYISDLVSLCVKAGFGDEVGVFNVGSGVGYSLNDLLEIIRRVSGKNLDVDYRSGRAFDVKKITLDIIKTRIEFDWQPKTDMETGIRAHWNWLSNLD
- a CDS encoding glycosyltransferase family 4 protein, whose translation is MKLLLTHKFFKLTGGAEVFFFETGRLLEEHGHEVVYFSTSTSDNRPSPYEKYFIDPPEYSDGNILRRAFNIKRMIYSLKAKEKFARLLDDTKPDLVHAFAIHVHLTPSILVAAYEADVPVVMSCNDYKHICPNYKLYHHGHICTDCRGKRFYKAIVNRCCKDSLAFSIASSLEAYSHNAMNIYSKYVDMYLFSSEFMARETENFWGVGSFCWDMLRNPFESRKYPYSPDYEDYGLYFGRLIDEKGVDILVSAAALAPTVRLKIVGNGPDAGKLKALANSLGLNNIEFVGSLWGTALDDILKRTRFVVVPSVWHENFPYVINQSFAFGKAVIGTDRGGIPELVKHGERGIVYPAHDIRLLADAMLDLWNNSEKAVEMGRRAKEYSDSEFNDEQQYEKLMSIYKKVLDARTSSGR
- a CDS encoding sulfotransferase, which translates into the protein MLPNFLIVGAAKAGTTSLFEYLGEHPQIFTPAKKEPKFFSYGCYPSPLKGPGDDLVESQIVKNFDEYKKLFDNSDAYPLRGEASPDSLYYWNGAIPKIKKILGDVKIIIMIRNPANRAFSNYMHLIRDGRETLNFEAALDAEEYRINQNYEFFWHYRACGMLSDAVYSYCKEFTNVKIIIFEEWIKNLNEEMGEIYQFLGVDYYPFASMGQVHNESGIPKNLVLQRIIHPKGFSKKVIRGFFKTIRLYSLAKMLRNKLRSANLDKSTKINPITYERLMSFYENDIIKLESCLERPIKLWKI
- a CDS encoding O-antigen ligase family protein, with the translated sequence MLQQPTMLIYMLGLYFFILSLEPFLKFKLGDFFDLIDFIFLGFFYFCYVAEKNIQGKFYKTEALFSIVITVWIISSLIQGVSPVESVYSIFIELKYVPIAFLLLSCSIKRIHIIRFLRISLLVIGIQWLIGFLQIVGGEQVTLFFLNDYILSKPEYRTSGILQNVVSGTLLSKNFFSFIILISIVIVYKLKRFLFDERSHVPIYYMLGGVILILVAASKTVWLLLFSVILVVLFSEWIKRPLLLVTLMFFSLVALITVFSLSNSENSAFSFIADRFSSLFDISYYEHITTVGRITYALATLNILSDSPLIGIGAGNWGSIVYYKLATSREENVLAGGYYIPKGVFQDNNLASIAGQHGLLGFILFIVFLLKIWKNLSMIRYSHVDFDIALFSSMRTVLFLFIVMAVTTSPFQAKPIALLFWILIGLSLAYSNALIIRKHNLVVD
- a CDS encoding glycosyltransferase family 2 protein; this translates as MSAISVIIATFNRPDDLRICLEHILRQVIQPIEVIIVDSSPNDRSRVVVESFNDDLLRYFSSIKGLTRQRNLGIGKLNPNSEWCLFLDDDAVVDINCIKKFKEIIKLNNNDSNLGGVGGIDGNMSPTSFMRRLFLLPEFSFNRAGLKKSGYAVYPIAAGTQVIETQALNGFMMAYATKVFRDFLFDEHFSDYGYGEDLDFSCRVAGKYRLIIDTSWRCEHRQSPVSRLSLKRLFKMQLVNHHYWFRKNKKICGFRWVDFFVSEFGRFIHSLSAAAKFRSISPIIGYIEGAYLISKKSLQ
- a CDS encoding flippase gives rise to the protein MKVLSLQFTQMDGHLRELLRGASTAASLKFLAALAAFGLNLLIARMLGPEGSGIYYLAFTLVTIAAVIARFGLDNTLIRFIAAAESAGRYARVQGVYRLGFKLTVVISLVLAGVMFASAHWIATVVFNEAALSLPLQVMSLAVPPFALFVIHAQALQGMKRIRDAIATLSVIAPALMILLSPLLIIQFGVAGASAAYVMAAVVTLGFGVWRWRISTNHHPQEAGRFSIEELFSSSVPLFWVAIMNLIVAWMPTLMLGVFSTTYEVGLFNAANRTAMLVSFVLVAVNSIAAPKFAELHQQGDLAALRNVVKSSTRLMILAASPALMMFLFFPGAFLHLFGSKFEAAGNFLRIMACGQFVNVATGSVGYLLMMTGNERALRRITIVSASGAIVLCLILIPVYGALGASIATAFVVATQNILYYFSARKLVFSSEPLISK